GGCAACACCGAGACATTACCGTCGATAACACCACCATTGATGAGATTATGCTCTTGCTGGTTAAGGGGGATCAATAGATGAGGGGACTAGTCCGTAACAACTTTTATTCCATGTCAAGCAACATCTATCTGTCTTTCATCATCGCAGCGGTTTTGGCCCTCGTGTCGGTCATCTTTCGGGAAGCCCTGTTAACATCGATGATATTGGCGGTGCAGATTTTTATTTTCGTTGTTAATACGGGAGCCTCGTTAAGGGTAGATGAAACGTCGAAATGGAGCAAATTTGAACTGACGCTGCCGATCCGACGACACACCATCGTCAGCGCTAAGTACGTGTCCTTCGCACTCCTCATACTTATGGGGATCTTGTCGAGTCTGCTTACCCTCGCGGCATGTTACGTTACGGGACTGTCGCTTGATCCGTCAATTGTCACATTCAGCTACGGATTCGGGCTGACCTTAGCAATCACATCAGCAGCCCTCATGTATCCCGTCATGCTGAAGATCGGTACGGAGAAGAATGAGCTGATTGTGTTCTTTTCCGGGTTTGTAGCGATAGGGATCATGCTGCTGCTGGCCGCGCTTCTCGCTCCGTTTACAGGAGGCATGCAGTTCCGTCATCCGCTGGTCAGCATCGTGTCTGCTTGTACGTCGGTGCTGCTGTTTATCACTTCCTACTTCGTGTCCGTTCGCATTCATCGTACGAAAGAGTTCAGGTAATCGGCCTTTCATGGAAGGGCTTCGTCGATTTCAGCCTTAGTTTGAAAGTAATTGGTCATAATAGAACAGGGCGATCTGGCTGCCAGAACCAGAACCCGGGAGAAGCGCGTGTCGCGGTGAATGCGCGAGATTGTTTTGCCTACGGCAGGCCTCGTCTCCAACTCCGGGTCGATAAACAGCATCGTATCGCTTAGATCAGCAACCAGATCGCGCATCGGCTCCAGCAATTCACGCTCGTAAACCGGGCGATTCCGCTCAAACCATTCCTTGGAGTTCTGCTCGCGTACGTCGTGCAGGAACCGGATGGTTTCTTCGGTAAAACCGCGAAACGAACGATTTGAATTCATGTACACCGACCTCCCTAGGTATATGGTTGGATATATTGAGGCAACCGTTCCACGAATAAGGAATCGAATCCCGCCGCGACGTCGAAGAGGTCCGGATACACTTGACTGAGGAAAGGTTTCTTCCACGGGAAGCCCCCTAATGGTTACGATAAGATCAACGGAAAACTGGTGCCCAACCCGATTCACGCTCCCACGATGAAAATGATCTTCGATCTGTACCTCAACAAAAATTGGGACTGTCAGAAGATTGAAAACTACCTGACAGAGCAAGGCGTACTGACTCCGCGTCAGGTTCTCGGAGTGAAGAACGAAGGCAGCATCTGGCATGAGTCGGCGGCGGGGATCATTCTGAAAAAACGCATTATACGGGCGATCTGACGCAAGGCCGATTCAAGGTCTACAATGTGGATAAAATGCACCACAAGCCGCAACATCCTTAAAAATTCGGCAACATGTGGGGGATTTTCCGGAGGTGGAACCCTGGCTGGCGATACAACAACAGCGTCTGCGATCCGCGAGTTATTCGAGGTATTGTGCACATTTTCTTTGTATCGGTTGAATCGATATCGATTGTATGTATTCTTGATTTCCAATATTTACGCGTTGACAGGGATGAACCCTGTCTCTTTAAATAAGACCATGAAAACGCTTTACTAAACCGTTTTACTAAAACGTTTTCCTAAAACGGTTTCACATCCCAAATCAAACATCCTTTTTATTGTTGACGTTAAAGGAGGGGTGCCGCTTGCCATGAAGGTTACGATTAAGGATATCGCTAAAAAATCAGGGGTATCCGTCACCACCGTATCCAGGATTATAAACAACAAATCGGAGGGGATCAGGCAGGAGACGCGTGAACGCGTCTTGCAAGTTCGACGGTTCGAGTGGATGTAGAGCGGTTGGAATATTTAAAGAATCTTGTAGAGGAATTGGTGATTGACCAAACAAGATGATGGAGGAAATTGTTTCATCGGCATCATCGTTAAGCAAAATGGCAGAAAATATACAAACAATGTTAAAACGGTTCACCGTATAAGGAAG
This DNA window, taken from Insulibacter thermoxylanivorax, encodes the following:
- a CDS encoding DUF2461 family protein; the protein is MNSNRSFRGFTEETIRFLHDVREQNSKEWFERNRPVYERELLEPMRDLVADLSDTMLFIDPELETRPAVGKTISRIHRDTRFSRVLVLAARSPCSIMTNYFQTKAEIDEALP
- a CDS encoding LacI family DNA-binding transcriptional regulator — encoded protein: MKVTIKDIAKKSGVSVTTVSRIINNKSEGIRQETRERVLQVRRFEWM
- a CDS encoding recombinase family protein, whose product is MPNPIHAPTMKMIFDLYLNKNWDCQKIENYLTEQGVLTPRQVLGVKNEGSIWHESAAGIILKKRIIRAI
- a CDS encoding ABC-2 transporter permease: MRGLVRNNFYSMSSNIYLSFIIAAVLALVSVIFREALLTSMILAVQIFIFVVNTGASLRVDETSKWSKFELTLPIRRHTIVSAKYVSFALLILMGILSSLLTLAACYVTGLSLDPSIVTFSYGFGLTLAITSAALMYPVMLKIGTEKNELIVFFSGFVAIGIMLLLAALLAPFTGGMQFRHPLVSIVSACTSVLLFITSYFVSVRIHRTKEFR